From Pelotomaculum schinkii, one genomic window encodes:
- a CDS encoding phosphoenolpyruvate synthase produces MVEHNYVMYFDELNKSSLASAGGKGANLGELFHVPGIQVPAGFCITTAAYMDFVGKSPEFPKLLAALDRLDTGSVEEVHRAGEEIRLHLESLPVPAPIREEVTAAWRRTGAEYSYAVRSSATAEDLPGASFAGQQETFLNVQGQEQLLDCVRRCWTSLFTDRAIIYRRRNQFSHGKVYLAVVVQRMVFPEVSGIMFTADPVSGSRRIVSIDASFGLGEALVSGLVSADLYQVSGGRLVKKQIARKLVAIYARPAGGTVQQDIPAEYQTRPALSEDSAVKLAGLGKRIEQHFGGPQDIEWCFAGGDMYILQSRPITTLYPLPAITDGKLHLFFSLGHAQMMTDAMKPLGISVLRTLAPFGKGGSRRAESPLLAEAGARLYVDLTSLLEHHLGRRLLPVLLSNVFDQSTSRAVADFLTREEFKNMPAQRGFIFSLLKKAFPTAINIFKNILYRNHSHVVAVINGQIAEQVRENKARLNSVSGADRLRLIQDLLSTLLPAAFSLIAQYLSVGVISIKLIERLSRQWLGNADELRSIGKSPVGNVTSEMGLALGDVADVVRLYPEVLEYLKGAGDEHFFSRLKGVTGGEEVQQALQEFLELYGMRGTGEIDVTRLRWRETPTQLVPAILSHIQSAAPQQHRTSFSTGKKEAERAAASLIARLRRTRWGFFKARIIARLIKVHRWLIVVREHPKYFIVQHLDIVKQAILAEAAVLAADGILEQPEDVFWLSLEEIINLIETRQPDLALIERRREEFLHNQKLVPPQVMTSDGEIITGRLFRENVPPGALTGTPVSAGVVEGRARVILKLEEANMRKGEILVTPFTDPGWTPLFPLAAGLVTEVGGLMTHGAVVAREYGIPAVVGVDSATSVIKDGQRIRIDGHQGFIEIL; encoded by the coding sequence ATGGTGGAGCACAATTATGTGATGTATTTCGATGAGCTTAATAAGTCCAGCCTGGCCAGCGCAGGCGGCAAAGGCGCGAATCTCGGTGAATTGTTTCATGTGCCGGGCATTCAGGTCCCTGCGGGGTTCTGTATCACCACAGCGGCCTATATGGACTTTGTGGGTAAAAGTCCGGAATTTCCAAAGCTTTTAGCTGCCCTGGACCGGCTGGATACCGGCAGCGTTGAGGAGGTTCACAGGGCAGGAGAGGAAATCAGGCTGCACCTGGAGAGCCTTCCTGTTCCCGCCCCCATTCGGGAGGAGGTCACAGCAGCCTGGCGGCGCACCGGGGCGGAATATTCCTATGCCGTCCGGTCCAGCGCCACCGCTGAGGATCTGCCGGGAGCGTCCTTTGCCGGGCAGCAGGAGACTTTCTTGAATGTCCAGGGACAGGAGCAACTGCTGGACTGCGTTCGCCGGTGCTGGACTTCTTTGTTCACGGACCGGGCCATCATTTACCGCCGGCGGAACCAGTTCAGCCATGGCAAAGTGTATTTGGCCGTTGTAGTGCAGCGCATGGTTTTTCCGGAAGTTTCCGGGATTATGTTCACGGCGGACCCGGTGAGCGGCAGCCGGCGCATCGTATCCATAGACGCGAGTTTTGGACTGGGTGAGGCTCTGGTGTCCGGCCTGGTTTCGGCTGACTTATACCAGGTGAGCGGCGGCAGGCTGGTCAAAAAACAGATTGCCCGGAAACTGGTGGCGATTTATGCGCGGCCTGCGGGGGGAACTGTACAGCAGGATATTCCGGCTGAATATCAAACCAGGCCGGCGCTGTCAGAGGATTCGGCGGTCAAGCTGGCCGGGCTGGGTAAGAGAATAGAACAGCACTTTGGCGGGCCGCAGGACATTGAATGGTGTTTTGCCGGCGGCGACATGTATATTCTGCAGAGCAGGCCGATCACTACGCTTTATCCGCTGCCCGCGATTACGGACGGGAAACTGCATTTGTTTTTTTCCTTGGGGCATGCCCAAATGATGACCGATGCCATGAAACCGCTGGGAATATCCGTACTGCGCACTTTGGCGCCTTTTGGCAAGGGCGGTTCCCGGCGGGCTGAAAGCCCCCTGCTGGCAGAGGCCGGCGCAAGGCTATATGTGGATTTGACTTCGCTGCTGGAACATCACCTGGGGCGGAGGCTGCTCCCGGTCCTGCTGTCAAATGTTTTTGACCAGTCCACCAGCCGTGCTGTGGCAGATTTCCTGACCAGGGAAGAATTCAAAAATATGCCCGCGCAGCGGGGATTTATATTTTCGCTGCTCAAAAAAGCTTTTCCCACGGCCATCAATATCTTTAAGAACATCTTATACCGTAATCATTCCCACGTAGTGGCAGTCATCAACGGGCAAATCGCCGAGCAGGTGAGAGAAAACAAAGCCAGGCTTAACAGTGTGTCCGGCGCAGACAGGCTCAGGCTGATTCAGGACCTCCTGTCCACCCTGCTGCCGGCTGCTTTTTCTTTAATAGCCCAGTATCTGTCGGTAGGGGTGATCAGTATTAAGCTGATTGAGCGGCTGTCCCGCCAATGGCTGGGTAACGCAGACGAACTGCGGAGTATCGGTAAATCCCCGGTCGGTAACGTCACCAGTGAAATGGGATTGGCGCTGGGGGATGTTGCGGACGTGGTAAGACTTTATCCGGAAGTGCTTGAGTACTTGAAAGGCGCCGGCGATGAACACTTCTTCAGCAGGCTAAAGGGCGTCACCGGTGGGGAAGAAGTACAGCAGGCCCTGCAGGAGTTCTTGGAGTTATACGGCATGCGGGGTACAGGTGAGATCGATGTAACCCGCCTCCGGTGGCGGGAGACCCCTACCCAGCTGGTTCCGGCCATCTTAAGTCACATTCAAAGCGCTGCGCCGCAGCAGCACCGTACCAGCTTCAGCACAGGTAAAAAGGAGGCGGAGCGTGCGGCGGCCAGCCTGATCGCCCGCCTCAGAAGAACCAGGTGGGGTTTTTTCAAGGCCAGGATCATAGCGCGCCTGATTAAGGTGCACCGCTGGCTCATTGTCGTACGGGAGCATCCGAAATATTTTATCGTCCAGCATCTTGACATAGTCAAACAGGCAATTTTGGCCGAAGCCGCGGTCCTAGCCGCCGATGGTATTCTTGAGCAGCCGGAAGACGTCTTTTGGCTTTCACTGGAAGAGATCATTAACCTGATCGAAACCAGACAGCCGGACCTGGCCTTGATTGAAAGACGCAGGGAGGAGTTCCTGCATAACCAAAAACTCGTACCCCCGCAGGTGATGACCAGTGACGGGGAGATCATTACCGGAAGGCTGTTCAGGGAAAATGTGCCGCCGGGTGCATTAACCGGCACCCCCGTTTCCGCCGGAGTGGTGGAGGGCCGCGCCAGGGTGATCCTGAAGCTGGAAGAGGCCAATATGCGCAAAGGAGAGATTTTAGTCACACCGTTTACCGATCCCGGTTGGACCCCGCTTTTCCCGCTGGCTGCCGGTTTAGTCACCGAAGTGGGCGGTCTGATGACCCACGGGGCGGTGGTGGCACGGGAGTACGGCATTCCGGCGGTGGTCGGCGTCGACAGCGCAACCAGTGTTATCAAAGACGGACAGCGCATTCGCATAGACGGACACCAGGGTTTTATAGAAATACTATAA
- a CDS encoding N-acetyltransferase, with protein MIKRFEDSHVKEVMSIWLNTNITAHSFIPKKYWVDNYNIVKDEYLPVATSFIYEENNTIKGFISIIDNSFIGALFVSEEYQGQGIGNKLIDYSKELYSHLELGVYVENYRAINFYKKCNFKIKTEQPNEDSGFMEYIMEWRR; from the coding sequence ATGATCAAGAGATTTGAAGATTCACATGTTAAAGAAGTTATGAGTATTTGGTTGAATACCAATATTACTGCTCATAGTTTCATACCCAAAAAATATTGGGTGGATAATTATAATATTGTTAAAGATGAATATTTGCCTGTTGCTACAAGCTTTATTTATGAAGAAAACAATACTATAAAAGGATTCATAAGTATTATCGACAATTCCTTTATTGGTGCATTATTCGTTTCAGAAGAATACCAGGGGCAGGGAATTGGTAACAAGCTTATTGACTATAGCAAGGAGCTGTATTCACATTTAGAGTTAGGGGTATATGTGGAAAACTATCGAGCAATAAACTTTTATAAAAAATGTAATTTTAAGATAAAAACAGAACAGCCTAATGAAGACTCTGGGTTTATGGAATATATAATGGAATGGAGAAGATGA
- a CDS encoding sensor histidine kinase has protein sequence MIRKLRRKFIFINMTLISLVLIIVFASICFFSYQRTKAESYDVMQRVINSDIGMPPPPVEIGNRHPKKAMPMLPVFSALLDDQGKIISAARENVAVSDEMIAEVSERVLASGRQEGILYDQRLRFLLKHTPEGVRITFADMTRELEAMTNLMITLLLVGAGGLAAFFLISLFLSGWALNPVEKAWEQQRRFVADASHELKTPLTVILANTGILLAHRQDTIDRQSKWVEYTQAEANRMKKLVDDLLFLAKSDAAEAPALQTSMNFSDVVWSCFLHFESVAYEQGIIIKSEIAPDITLTGDEGQLNQLAVILLDNACKYAGKSGTVTLTLKRLQESVLLTVSNTGAPIPVEHLNHIFERFYRSDSSRSREQGGYGLGLAIAKAIVENHRGRISVESSEKAGTTFSVNFPLK, from the coding sequence ATGATCCGGAAGCTGCGGAGGAAATTCATATTCATCAACATGACATTGATCAGTCTGGTGCTGATCATTGTTTTTGCATCCATCTGTTTTTTCAGCTATCAGCGGACGAAGGCAGAAAGCTACGACGTCATGCAGCGTGTCATCAACAGCGATATCGGCATGCCCCCGCCCCCGGTAGAAATCGGCAACAGGCACCCGAAGAAAGCGATGCCGATGCTGCCGGTTTTCAGCGCGCTGTTGGATGATCAGGGTAAGATCATTTCTGCCGCCCGGGAAAATGTGGCCGTATCCGATGAGATGATCGCTGAAGTATCAGAACGGGTCCTGGCTTCAGGGCGCCAGGAGGGAATTCTGTATGATCAGCGGCTTCGATTTCTCCTGAAACACACTCCGGAAGGCGTCCGGATTACTTTTGCCGATATGACACGGGAACTGGAAGCCATGACCAACCTGATGATCACGTTGCTGCTGGTTGGAGCGGGGGGACTGGCTGCGTTCTTCCTGATCAGCCTGTTCCTGTCCGGCTGGGCTCTGAACCCGGTGGAAAAGGCATGGGAACAGCAGCGGCGATTTGTGGCCGACGCGTCCCATGAGCTGAAAACGCCCCTGACAGTGATCCTGGCAAATACCGGAATTCTGTTGGCTCACCGGCAGGACACCATTGACCGGCAGTCCAAATGGGTGGAGTACACGCAGGCGGAAGCCAACCGGATGAAAAAGCTGGTGGACGACCTTCTCTTCCTGGCCAAATCCGATGCCGCCGAGGCGCCGGCGCTGCAAACCAGCATGAATTTCAGCGATGTAGTCTGGAGCTGCTTCCTTCACTTCGAGTCGGTTGCCTATGAACAGGGAATCATCATCAAAAGCGAAATAGCCCCTGACATCACCCTGACCGGGGATGAGGGGCAACTTAACCAACTGGCGGTAATCCTGCTGGACAATGCCTGCAAGTATGCCGGGAAAAGTGGGACAGTCACACTGACCCTAAAACGCCTACAGGAATCTGTCCTTCTTACGGTCTCAAATACCGGCGCCCCCATCCCGGTAGAGCATCTGAACCACATTTTTGAGCGGTTCTATCGCTCTGACAGCTCCAGGTCCCGTGAACAGGGGGGCTATGGACTGGGCCTGGCCATAGCCAAGGCTATTGTGGAGAACCACCGGGGGAGGATCTCGGTGGAGAGCAGTGAAAAAGCGGGGACCACTTTCTCGGTCAACTTCCCTCTCAAGTAG
- a CDS encoding response regulator transcription factor: MRILVVEDEIRLAEALGQIMAEQKYTVDIVHDGAAGLDYAMSGLYDVIVLDVMLPKKSGFEVVRTLRANKNTTPVLLLTAKDDITDKVTGLDCGADDYMTKPFSGEELLARIRALSRRQGDVVLEELSFADLTLNLSTYTLSRGSKSVRLGFKEYQVLKLLMSNPKLVFPKEDIIIKVWGMESGAEDNNVEAYISFLRKKFFFLGSKVNISTVRKVGYRLEAEAP, translated from the coding sequence GTGCGTATTCTGGTTGTGGAAGATGAGATCCGTCTGGCGGAAGCGTTGGGCCAGATCATGGCTGAACAGAAGTATACCGTAGACATCGTGCACGACGGCGCGGCCGGGCTGGACTATGCCATGAGCGGCCTGTATGATGTGATCGTGCTGGATGTCATGTTGCCGAAAAAAAGCGGTTTTGAGGTAGTCCGAACGCTTCGGGCAAATAAAAACACCACCCCTGTGCTGCTTCTCACGGCCAAGGACGATATCACGGACAAGGTCACCGGACTGGACTGCGGGGCGGACGATTACATGACCAAGCCCTTTTCGGGCGAGGAGCTTCTGGCGCGTATCCGGGCCCTTTCCAGGAGGCAGGGGGATGTGGTGCTGGAAGAGCTGTCCTTTGCCGATCTGACACTCAATCTGTCCACTTACACCCTGAGCCGCGGTTCCAAGTCGGTGCGCCTGGGCTTTAAGGAGTACCAGGTGCTGAAGCTCTTGATGTCCAATCCGAAGCTGGTGTTTCCCAAGGAAGACATTATCATCAAGGTGTGGGGCATGGAGTCCGGCGCAGAGGACAATAATGTGGAGGCCTATATTTCTTTTCTTCGTAAAAAGTTCTTTTTTCTGGGCTCCAAGGTCAATATCAGTACGGTCCGCAAGGTGGGTTACAGATTGGAGGCAGAGGCGCCATGA
- a CDS encoding polyphosphate polymerase domain-containing protein: MAQYQDVFKRIEKKYLLSAQQHQALMPQLQGYMTQDRHGLHTICNLYFDTKSYELIRHSIEKPIYKEKLRLRSYGVPKPGDTVFLELKKKFEGVVYKRRIPLALEEARRYLLRHEKPRRSSQILCEIDWFLKRYQPVPKIYIAYDRLALFGNEDASLRITFDQNILFRESLLDLSKGNWGKPLLKPGNVLMEIKIPGAMPLWLSRLLTELEIYPTSFSKYGNIYKYHLLHQVCPKGGIFCA; this comes from the coding sequence ATGGCACAGTACCAGGATGTATTCAAGCGGATTGAAAAAAAATACCTATTGAGCGCACAGCAGCATCAGGCTCTGATGCCGCAGCTGCAGGGATATATGACACAGGACCGGCACGGCCTGCATACCATCTGCAATCTGTATTTTGACACCAAAAGCTATGAACTGATCCGCCACTCCATTGAAAAGCCTATTTACAAGGAAAAGCTTCGATTGCGCAGCTACGGTGTTCCCAAGCCCGGTGACACCGTGTTCCTGGAGCTTAAAAAGAAATTCGAGGGCGTCGTCTATAAGCGGCGGATACCTCTCGCACTGGAGGAAGCCCGGCGGTATCTGCTGCGCCATGAAAAGCCCCGTAGGTCCAGCCAGATCCTTTGCGAAATCGACTGGTTTCTGAAGCGATACCAGCCTGTTCCAAAGATATATATCGCCTATGACCGACTGGCCCTCTTCGGCAATGAGGATGCCAGCTTACGCATCACCTTCGACCAGAACATACTGTTTCGGGAGTCTCTCCTGGATCTGTCAAAGGGCAATTGGGGGAAACCCCTGCTGAAGCCGGGTAATGTCCTGATGGAGATCAAAATCCCCGGAGCCATGCCCCTGTGGCTGAGCCGGCTCCTGACCGAGCTGGAGATCTACCCGACCTCATTTTCCAAATACGGCAACATTTATAAGTATCACCTGCTCCACCAGGTGTGCCCCAAGGGAGGAATCTTCTGTGCTTGA
- a CDS encoding DUF4956 domain-containing protein: MGNLLLCTLASLVLGLGVAGIYMYRNNYTKNFVVTLALMPAMVQLVIMIVNGNLGVGVAVMGAFSLVRFRSIPGSSREIGSIFFAMAVGLATGMGYLVIAALFLLIVGLMTMLLNTVSFGEQKTTAKELRITIPENLDYAGLFDDLFSKYTQKAELVRVKTTNMGSLYELRYHIALKGTEIEKSFLDELRCRNGNLNIAIGRVTTRSDEL; encoded by the coding sequence ATGGGGAACCTGCTGCTCTGCACCCTGGCTTCCCTGGTGTTGGGACTCGGCGTTGCCGGTATCTATATGTACCGGAATAATTATACTAAGAATTTTGTGGTGACCCTGGCCCTGATGCCGGCCATGGTCCAGCTGGTCATCATGATTGTAAACGGCAACCTGGGAGTCGGCGTGGCCGTGATGGGCGCTTTCAGCCTGGTCCGTTTCCGCTCCATTCCCGGCAGTTCCAGGGAGATCGGCAGCATCTTTTTCGCGATGGCCGTCGGCCTCGCCACCGGCATGGGATACCTGGTAATCGCGGCCCTGTTCCTGCTCATCGTCGGCCTCATGACGATGCTTTTAAACACCGTCAGCTTTGGAGAGCAGAAAACAACCGCAAAGGAACTGAGAATTACTATCCCGGAAAACCTGGACTATGCGGGGCTCTTTGATGACCTCTTCAGCAAGTACACGCAAAAAGCAGAGCTGGTCCGGGTGAAGACCACCAATATGGGCAGCCTGTACGAGCTGCGCTACCATATTGCCCTGAAAGGTACCGAGATTGAAAAAAGCTTCCTGGACGAGCTCCGCTGCCGCAACGGAAACCTGAACATCGCTATCGGTCGGGTAACAACCAGAAGCGATGAATTATAA
- a CDS encoding carbohydrate-binding domain-containing protein, translating into MPYTPPKFTALLVAALVALAGLTGCSSSTGAATNTASTAGTSTEIAAIAVEYSSEDLDSAWDPATATNITLQGSSIEVEGSGAASEGSKLTITAAGTYVLSGALTDGQIVVDAKKDDLVRLVLNGTSISCSDNAAIYAKQAKKTILTLAEGSSNTVQDGTAYTLAEGEDEPDAAIFSQDDLTINGSGSLTVNGQFKHGIATKDDLVITGGSINVTAAGDGLRGRDSIAVNGGAFTVEAGSDGFQANNDEDADKGWISLDGGVFNITAGSDGIQADTLLQVTDGKVTLTTGGDSVNASSGANGNGNPRPEWGKRETAAADTTAEEDTGSAKGLKAGAGILISGGIIAIDSSDDAIHSNGEIVIKAGELVISSGDDGIHADSALAVDGGNIRISQSYEGLESAAITINGGTVRLTAKDDGLNAAGGADGSSLGGRPGENSFRTGGSYFIRITGGYISIDAGGDGIDANGSLYFNGGTVLVSGPTNNGNGPMDYDGDCEVTGGTLAIAGSSGMAQAPGEPSSQNSITVYYTKTQEAGTLAALTDESGKTILAFAPAKAYQSIVISTPELEQGKTYTLISGGTCSGTLTDGLYTGGHCSGSAELTRITISGTVTRIADDGSAVSGGMGGMGGMNGPGGPGRAQAPTR; encoded by the coding sequence ATGCCCTACACCCCCCCGAAATTCACAGCCCTGCTGGTGGCAGCCCTGGTGGCCCTGGCAGGATTAACCGGCTGCAGTTCCAGCACCGGCGCGGCAACCAATACCGCCAGCACAGCCGGTACTTCAACGGAAATCGCCGCCATCGCGGTGGAATACAGCAGCGAGGACCTGGACAGCGCCTGGGATCCTGCCACTGCCACCAACATCACCCTGCAAGGGAGTTCTATTGAAGTAGAAGGCTCCGGCGCTGCCTCTGAAGGAAGCAAGCTCACCATCACTGCTGCCGGTACATACGTGCTCAGCGGTGCCCTGACTGATGGACAGATCGTCGTGGATGCCAAAAAGGACGATTTGGTACGGCTGGTACTGAACGGCACATCCATTAGCTGCTCAGACAACGCAGCCATTTACGCCAAACAGGCGAAAAAGACCATCTTGACCCTGGCTGAAGGCTCCAGCAACACGGTGCAGGACGGAACCGCCTACACCCTGGCCGAGGGGGAAGACGAGCCGGACGCGGCCATTTTCAGCCAGGACGACCTGACTATCAACGGCTCGGGGTCCCTGACCGTCAACGGTCAATTCAAGCACGGGATCGCCACGAAGGATGACCTGGTTATTACCGGCGGCAGTATCAACGTTACCGCAGCCGGCGACGGACTGCGGGGCAGGGATTCCATTGCCGTCAACGGCGGCGCCTTTACCGTCGAGGCCGGCAGTGACGGGTTCCAGGCGAATAATGACGAAGATGCGGATAAAGGCTGGATATCTCTGGACGGCGGGGTTTTCAACATCACCGCGGGTAGTGACGGCATCCAGGCAGACACTCTGCTGCAGGTCACAGACGGGAAGGTCACCCTGACCACCGGTGGCGACAGCGTCAATGCAAGCTCCGGCGCCAACGGCAATGGCAATCCCCGTCCCGAGTGGGGTAAGCGCGAAACTGCCGCTGCTGATACTACCGCCGAAGAGGACACGGGTTCCGCCAAAGGCCTCAAGGCAGGCGCCGGCATCCTCATCAGCGGCGGCATAATTGCCATCGACTCCTCTGATGATGCGATCCACTCCAACGGTGAGATCGTGATCAAGGCGGGCGAACTTGTGATATCCTCCGGGGACGACGGGATCCATGCCGACTCCGCGTTGGCGGTCGACGGCGGCAATATCCGCATCTCCCAAAGCTATGAAGGTCTAGAGAGCGCGGCCATCACCATCAATGGCGGGACGGTTCGCTTGACTGCTAAAGACGACGGGCTGAACGCCGCCGGCGGCGCCGACGGCTCCTCCCTGGGCGGCAGGCCTGGAGAAAACAGCTTCCGTACCGGTGGATCTTATTTCATCCGCATCACCGGGGGTTATATATCTATCGACGCAGGCGGTGACGGCATCGACGCCAACGGATCTCTTTATTTCAACGGCGGTACCGTGCTGGTAAGCGGACCCACCAACAACGGCAATGGGCCCATGGACTACGACGGCGACTGTGAGGTCACAGGCGGTACTTTGGCCATAGCCGGCAGTTCCGGCATGGCGCAGGCCCCCGGAGAGCCCTCTTCACAGAATTCCATAACTGTCTATTATACCAAGACGCAGGAAGCCGGAACTCTCGCCGCCCTGACAGATGAAAGCGGAAAAACTATCCTGGCCTTTGCGCCCGCCAAAGCATATCAGTCTATCGTGATCAGCACTCCGGAGTTGGAGCAGGGAAAAACCTACACCCTGATCTCCGGCGGCACTTGCAGCGGCACACTCACCGACGGGCTGTATACCGGCGGCCACTGTTCCGGGAGCGCCGAATTGACCCGCATTACCATCTCCGGCACGGTCACCCGCATCGCTGATGACGGTTCTGCGGTCAGCGGCGGTATGGGAGGCATGGGCGGAATGAATGGTCCAGGGGGACCTGGACGGGCACAAGCTCCCACCCGGTAA